Proteins encoded in a region of the Rutidosis leptorrhynchoides isolate AG116_Rl617_1_P2 chromosome 9, CSIRO_AGI_Rlap_v1, whole genome shotgun sequence genome:
- the LOC139868600 gene encoding uncharacterized protein, whose translation MAKVSDRMLWIESEGRVQFSWQWTALPKWRTSPELLRLENQLSLFKCSGKSVDEWVWKLCGSGIYSTKSLIEFLNSTVVTHAEPTIRNNLLPQKVGILMWRASQNKLPVRSELDRRGIDLDSVRCPVCNDDIESTNHTFIHCKTASDIWDRIFKWWNLNSTVFADITELTKGSNSQINTTTGISIWQAIVWVTSYYIWKNRNDHVFNKSRLCNAKIVSEIQIKSFEWISSKLKYGCLDWHNWLANPRKFDANPPSKEGIG comes from the coding sequence ATGGCAAAGGTCTCGGACAGGATGCTTTGGATCGAATCGGAGGGCCGCGTACAGTTCTCATGGCAATGGACGGCTCTCCCGAAATGGCGTACATCACCCGAACTCCTGCGGCTTGAAAATCAGCTCTCTTTATTCAAATGCTCCGGAAAAAGTGTCGACGAGTGGGTATGGAAACTGTGCGGCTCGGGAATTTACTCCACGAAATCATTGATCGAGTTTCTAAACTCCACGGTTGTTACTCACGCCGAACCTACTATTAGAAATAATCTATTACCACAAAAAGTGGGTATCCTTATGTGGCGTGCCTCCCAGAATAAACTACCTGTAAGATCTGAGTTGGATCGTAGGGGAATAGATCTGGATTCTGTTAGATGCCCGGTCTGCAACGATGATATTGAATCCACAAACCACACCTTCATCCACTGTAAAACGGCTTCGGATATATGGGACAGAATCTTTAAATGGTGGAACCTTAACTCAACAGTTTTCGCGGATATAACTGAGCTCACAAAAGGCTCAAACTCACAGATTAATACGACAACAGGAATCTCCATTTGGCAAGCTATTGTTTGGGTTACGAGTTACTACATTTGGAAAAATAGAAACGATCATGTGTTTAATAAATCTAGGCTCTGTAACGCTAAAATTGTCTCCGAAATTCAAATCAAATCATTTGAATGGATCTCATCAAAGCTAAAATATGGGTGTTTAGATTGGCATAATTGGCTAGCAAACCCGAGAAAATTCGATGCTAACCCGCCAAGTAAAGAAGGTATTGGTTAA